From Kwoniella dendrophila CBS 6074 chromosome 11, complete sequence, a single genomic window includes:
- a CDS encoding mitochondrial distribution and morphology protein 34: MSFVFPSWSTAFSPAFHEDAKAMLEAALNKGNKPPVIQGRIEVVELSMGKEPPTLTLLEIGDLSLDRFRGILRLGYSGDAWLEVRCRVQANPLSHNPNLNSSLTTLPLSTPLLASQPLLVPMTLRLSKLHLRAILILVVSQSKGITLVFKNDPLQNVDVSSTFDSVEVIRGYLQQEIEGQLREMFREDLPGIIHRLSQRWFHNSSTNGKVETPYKDINVNETIQEDAEREDQENDDMDDSNPFAEPQIFPPHNIPNNTQDKFTTPRKSQSLKQIRNRRPSNSNSISESPTSYTIFPDIEDYDPTYGLRPEGVPTHSGYEAFGRLWEKSREGGNRGLGSLMSMPIQHQDGLETNEDYLSDEFDDDEDDEVRSFDMVEMNDVLRSIPTPARKARRQSLVSTVGSRSRYDEEDREQVEWETFPAVGGGLITRPRVYHSQSLIRAPSEAGGAMPSPSGTATGGSVTARASSVGGASSTVGSLRMMRPFTPSTTPGLGIGMFSPTMSQAGPSSLRRMVTSRSDVFLSSNANSIQSPIPRSESYTAIPGQISYNRPTHRSSLSLSRRQSNNGGSSSIARTSGSSYDTNGGGGQSSRSTNPTSMSTIPPSKSSSKSFPINQSSSSKALLQKPRNPSISGTSPGTSYPPTRNIGPNGNITLPLNNSVSQLASLSHSAHTLSPYARGHEHIAVRSFPYLGRSSNNLSTTTSLSGISALLHSNTSINSNMISNVRGGGAMTGDFMNDGMIKARRKRIHRLNTTKKPTQPNKEEEESRQRGTRENSFESGIQSSSRSGSNDLNEVDYFVNSQYSQSQSKRNNANRPNMSINYQDRKVGLANFNSLNTPNNIVKRPNMSRSPYSRTSYGFPQS, translated from the exons ATGTCTTTCGTCTTCCCATCTTGGTCAACAGCGTTCTCGCCTGCTTTTCATGAAGATGCGAAAGCTATGCTGGAAGCAGCCCTTAACAAG GGTAATAAACCACCTGTCATCCAAGGTAGAATAGAGGTTGTTGAATTGAGTATGGGTAAAGAG CCACCCACGTTGACATTACTTGAAATAGGAGATTTGTCATTAGATAGATTTCGTGGTATATTAAGATTAGGATATTCTGGAGATGCATGGTTAGAAGTAAGATGTAGAGTACAAGCAAATCCATTATCACATAATCCTAATTTGAATTCAAGTTTGACAACATTACCTCTAAGTACACCTTTATTAGCAAGTCAACCTTTATTAGTTCCTATGACATTAAGATTATCGAAATTACATTTAAGAGCTATATTAATTTTAGTTGTTTCACAATCAAAAGGTATTACTTTAGTCTTTAAAAACGATCCATTACAAAATGTTGAtgtttcttcaacatttgattctgttgaaGTTATAAGAGGTTATTTACAACAAGAAATTGAAGGTCAATTAAGAGAAATGTTTagagaagatttacctgGCATTATACATAGATTATCACAAAGATGGTTTcataattcttcaacaaatggtaaagttgaaactCCCTATAAAGACATAAACGTAAATGAAACCATTCAAGAAGATgcagaaagagaagatcaagaaaatgatgatatggatgattcGAATCCTTTTGCTGAACCTCAAATTTTCCCACCACATAATATACCTAATAATACCCAGGATAAATTCACGACACCAAGAAAAAGTCAATCGTTAAAACAGATAAGGAATAGAAGACCAAGTAATAGTAATTCCATATCAGAATCACCAACGAGTTATACTATCTTCCCTGATATAGAAGATTATGATCCAACATATGGATTAAGACCTGAAGGTGTACCTACACATAGTGGTTATGAGGCTTTTGGTAGATTATGGGAAAAATCgagagaaggtggtaatagaGGTCTGGGATCTTTGATGTCAATGCCTATACAGCATCAAGATGGCCTTGAAACCAATGAAGATTATTTAAGTGACGAATtcgatgatgacgaagatgacgaagTCAGATCGTTCGATATGGTTGAGATGAATGACGTTTTACGCTCGATACCCACTCCAGCtagaaaagcaagaagaCAATCTTTAGTTTCGACCGTAGGTTCGAGATCAcgatatgatgaagaagatcgagaacaagttgaatggGAGACTTTCCCCGCTGTTGGTGGAGGACTCATAACTAGACCTAGAGTATATCATTCACAATCTTTAATTAGAGCTCCATCAGAAGCTGGAGGTGCTATGCCTAGTCCATCTGGAACAGCTACAGGTGGAAGTGTGACTGCTAGAGCAAGTTCCGTAGGTGGAGCCTCATCGACTGTTGGAAGTCTTAGAATGATGCGTCCTTTCACACCTTCCACAACACCTGGATTAGGGATAGGAATGTTTTCTCCTACAATGTCTCAAGCTGGTCCATCAAGTCTACGTAGAATGGTCACATCCCGTTCCGatgtctttctttcttcaaatgCCAATAGTATACAGTCTCCTATACCTAGGTCAGAATCATATACTGCTATACCAGGACAGATATCATATAATCGACCAACACATAGGTCATCATTGTCACTATCTAGAAGGCAGTCGAATAATGGTGGATCATCTTCCATAGCTAGGACTTCGGGTTCATCTTACGATACGAATGGCGGTGGAGGTCAATCTTCCAGATCAACCAATCCAACTTCAATGTCAACCATACCtccatcaaaatcttcttctaaatctttccCTATAAATCAGTCCTCTTCCTCAAAAGCATTATTACAGAAACCTAGAAATCCATCTATATCAGGAACTAGTCCAGGAACCTCATATCCGCCCACAAGAAATATCGGACCAAACGGTAATATAACATTGCCATTGAACAATTCAGTCAGTCAATTGGCAAGTTTATCACATTCTGCCCATACTTTATCACCTTATGCAAGAGGTCACGAACACATCGCAGTCAGATCATTCCCATATTTAGGTAGATCATCGAATAATTTATCTACAACAACGAGTCTCAGTGgtatttcagctttattacATTCGAATACTAGTATTAACTCAAATATGATATCTAATGTAAGAGGAGGTGGCGCAATGACAGGAGATTTCATGAATGATGGTATGATCAAAGCAAGACGTAAAAGGATACATAGATTAAATACTACTAAAAAACCTACTCAACCAAataaagaagaggaagaaagtaGACAAAGAGGAACAAGAGAAAATTCATTTGAATCTGGTATACAATCAAGTTCTAGATCAGgttcaaatgatttaaatgaagttgattaTTTCGTTAATTCTCAATATTCACAATCTCAGTCAAAACGAAATAATGCAAACAGACCAAACATGTCTATAAATTACCAAGATCGAAAAGTTGGTTTAGCGAATTTCAATTCATTAAATACTCCAAATAATATAGTTAAAAGACCAAATATGTCTAGATCACCTTATTCAAGAACGTCTTATGGTTTCCCTCAATCGTAA